A section of the Spirosoma pollinicola genome encodes:
- a CDS encoding TssN family type VI secretion system protein: MPLPSIAKRSPGVLYGILVVLLLGAFGFAGTFDSVHFQRYFIIVQVLAFGVGCLHLLLGTRFAPDFFVTFGRGAVATVLIMLLAMGVALVIYWQTGYLTERWPFVTSLIPFLIPFFVGKAYQFYLEIPPADYRKWYYPINGDMPDLDLLDLSKILVIQFEFLKTPADSNFTNFKAKAPVSMSLGDLFLIFINDYNERTPASPIQYTDAAGRPFGWVFTKKATWWQRRVYLNPDFDFNQNQLIDNDTIIARRVA, from the coding sequence ATGCCCCTTCCATCCATTGCAAAACGATCGCCAGGTGTTCTTTACGGAATTTTAGTTGTCCTGCTGCTGGGCGCATTTGGTTTTGCCGGCACATTCGATAGTGTTCATTTTCAGCGGTATTTTATTATTGTTCAAGTGCTGGCGTTTGGGGTGGGGTGTCTGCACCTGTTGCTAGGCACGCGATTTGCCCCGGATTTTTTCGTGACCTTTGGCAGAGGAGCGGTCGCTACCGTGTTGATAATGCTGCTGGCAATGGGTGTTGCGCTGGTCATATACTGGCAAACGGGTTACCTGACCGAACGCTGGCCATTTGTAACAAGCCTGATACCATTCCTGATACCGTTTTTTGTTGGGAAGGCCTATCAGTTTTATCTGGAAATCCCCCCTGCCGATTACCGTAAGTGGTACTACCCGATCAATGGCGACATGCCCGATCTGGATTTACTCGATCTGTCGAAGATTCTGGTTATTCAATTCGAATTTCTGAAGACGCCCGCCGATTCGAATTTTACGAATTTTAAAGCCAAAGCACCCGTTTCGATGAGCTTGGGTGACCTGTTTTTAATATTTATTAACGACTACAACGAGCGAACCCCGGCCAGTCCAATCCAGTATACCGATGCGGCAGGCCGACCTTTTGGATGGGTATTTACCAAAAAAGCCACCTGGTGGCAGCGTCGCGTTTATCTAAATCCCGACTTCGATTTTAATCAGAATCAATTGATCGACAACGATACGATCATTGCCCGCCGGGTGGCTTAA
- a CDS encoding AraC family transcriptional regulator, producing the protein MTLTIRNMVCDRCKRVVRDELEKLGLTLNRVELGEVEVQTMPETLSLDTIRQVLQTNGFDLIDDKKQSLVEHIKVLLINEIEYLKADKLPTENFSTFLERKVGYEYSYLSGLFSASEGQTLEKYIIALKIEKVKQWLQYDELTLSEIAWRLSYSSVQHLSNQFRQVTGETPGQFRKAVHAERRNLDTI; encoded by the coding sequence ATGACACTAACCATCCGAAATATGGTGTGCGACCGTTGCAAACGGGTCGTGCGCGACGAACTCGAAAAACTGGGGCTGACTTTAAATCGGGTTGAGTTAGGCGAGGTCGAGGTACAAACTATGCCCGAAACGCTTTCACTCGATACGATCCGGCAGGTGCTGCAAACCAACGGTTTCGACCTGATCGACGATAAAAAGCAGTCGCTGGTTGAACATATAAAAGTGCTGCTCATCAACGAAATAGAGTACTTGAAGGCAGACAAACTTCCGACCGAGAACTTTTCGACCTTTCTGGAGCGGAAAGTGGGTTACGAGTATTCATATCTGAGCGGGCTGTTTTCGGCGAGTGAGGGCCAGACGCTGGAGAAGTACATCATTGCCCTCAAAATTGAAAAAGTAAAACAGTGGTTGCAGTACGATGAACTGACACTGAGCGAAATAGCCTGGCGGTTGAGTTACAGCAGTGTTCAACACCTGTCCAACCAATTCAGGCAGGTAACGGGTGAAACACCAGGTCAATTTCGAAAGGCTGTACACGCAGAACGACGAAACCTGGATACTATCTGA
- a CDS encoding TonB-dependent receptor produces MRFSFIWIALLIGGLWSGLLSQETLAQAQSDSTSVKQTTPIRGNVGETVNGNRVPLVGATVIWAGTTSGTITDVNGGFQLPVHSTQSALIVSYVGYKSDTIAVANSAEEITVTLRSERTLQEVTVSGAPGQIDRVNPIQTEFINQRTLAKAACCNLSESFETNASVSVSYSDAVTGAKQIQFLGLGGQYVQTNVENIPTVRGLATTFGLNYIPGTWITSIDVGKGAGSVVNGYESMSGQMNVELQKPDRDAGPDANKLFINAYANSFGRMEGNVNWSKPLSKKWSIGVLGHASTLQNEVDQNKDGFRDLPLFSQVNAINRYKYTSERFMAQFGVKALYEDRDGGQLSRFGDTRYKFGSTTKRLEFFSKTAILYPEKPYKGLGLILNGLHHEQTAFFGYRPYSGQQRTFYANLIYQSIIGNTNHAYKAGLSYLLDDYRELLGALQTSRTESVPGAFIEYTYTYPEKLTLVLGGRFDYHNLFGAQWTPRAHVKYNVSQSITLRASAGRGFRAANPFAENFGYLVSSRAVFLNRSLQLESSWNYGLSLTNDFSLLGKKASLVVDYHRTNFQNQLIVDIEHPGELYFYNLTDGSNKAKSFANSFQAELNIQPAKRLEVKMAYRLFDVQQSMGGPFGEERLLPKMMVSRDRVLLNAGYALPFDKWKFDATLQWNGPRRIPYLREGYVHSSYQNMPTDLSPGFYNLNAQVSRAFRTGWEIYLGGENLTGFRQLNPIVAANDPFGTRFDAGSQVWGPITGRMVYVGFRFKPVN; encoded by the coding sequence ATGCGATTTTCCTTTATATGGATTGCCCTGCTCATTGGCGGGCTATGGTCTGGCTTACTTAGTCAGGAGACTTTAGCACAGGCTCAATCCGATTCAACCTCTGTTAAACAAACAACTCCCATTCGGGGCAACGTTGGCGAAACCGTTAACGGAAATCGAGTGCCGCTGGTGGGCGCTACCGTCATCTGGGCTGGCACAACGTCGGGCACCATTACGGATGTAAATGGGGGGTTTCAATTACCGGTTCATTCAACCCAGAGTGCCCTGATCGTCAGCTATGTTGGTTATAAATCTGATACTATTGCCGTTGCCAATTCAGCCGAAGAGATTACGGTTACGCTACGTTCCGAACGTACGTTACAGGAAGTGACCGTATCGGGGGCACCGGGGCAAATTGACCGGGTTAATCCTATTCAGACCGAATTTATCAACCAGCGAACGCTGGCAAAAGCCGCCTGCTGCAACCTGTCGGAAAGCTTCGAGACAAATGCCTCTGTGAGTGTGTCGTATAGCGATGCCGTTACCGGGGCGAAACAAATCCAGTTTTTAGGGTTGGGCGGACAGTACGTTCAAACGAATGTTGAAAATATTCCAACGGTGCGCGGACTAGCCACTACGTTCGGGTTGAATTACATTCCCGGCACCTGGATTACAAGTATTGACGTGGGCAAAGGGGCCGGTTCTGTCGTGAATGGCTACGAATCCATGAGCGGCCAAATGAATGTCGAACTGCAAAAGCCTGACCGGGACGCCGGACCGGACGCGAACAAGCTGTTCATTAACGCCTATGCTAATAGTTTTGGTCGGATGGAAGGGAATGTGAACTGGTCGAAACCGCTGAGTAAGAAGTGGAGCATTGGGGTGTTGGGTCATGCAAGTACGCTTCAGAACGAAGTTGACCAAAATAAGGATGGCTTTCGCGATTTGCCCCTTTTTTCACAAGTGAATGCAATTAATCGTTACAAATACACCAGCGAACGGTTCATGGCGCAGTTCGGTGTGAAAGCGCTTTACGAAGACCGTGATGGTGGGCAACTGTCGCGCTTTGGCGATACGCGCTACAAATTTGGCAGCACAACCAAGAGACTGGAATTTTTCTCGAAAACAGCCATTCTGTATCCCGAGAAACCCTATAAAGGACTAGGGCTGATTTTGAATGGCCTTCATCATGAACAAACGGCTTTTTTTGGCTACCGCCCCTATTCAGGCCAGCAACGGACGTTCTACGCTAACCTGATCTATCAGTCGATAATTGGCAATACAAACCATGCCTATAAAGCGGGCCTGAGCTATTTGCTCGATGATTATCGGGAACTCCTGGGGGCGCTGCAAACGAGCCGTACCGAATCTGTACCGGGTGCCTTTATCGAATATACCTACACCTATCCCGAAAAATTAACCCTCGTTCTGGGAGGCCGTTTCGATTACCATAATCTGTTTGGCGCGCAGTGGACACCCCGTGCGCATGTCAAATATAACGTTAGTCAGAGCATTACGCTACGGGCTTCGGCCGGGCGCGGTTTCCGGGCGGCAAATCCCTTTGCCGAAAATTTCGGGTATCTGGTTAGCTCGCGGGCGGTATTCCTGAATCGATCCTTACAATTGGAATCATCCTGGAATTACGGGCTGAGCTTAACGAACGATTTCTCTCTTTTGGGTAAAAAAGCATCGCTGGTTGTGGATTATCACCGAACCAACTTTCAGAATCAACTGATCGTTGATATTGAACATCCCGGCGAATTGTACTTTTACAATCTGACCGATGGCAGTAATAAAGCCAAATCCTTCGCCAACAGCTTTCAGGCCGAGCTGAACATACAGCCCGCAAAACGACTGGAAGTAAAAATGGCCTATAGGCTTTTTGATGTACAACAAAGTATGGGCGGGCCGTTTGGCGAAGAGCGATTACTTCCCAAAATGATGGTTAGCCGCGACCGGGTTTTATTGAATGCGGGTTATGCTTTGCCGTTCGACAAATGGAAATTCGATGCCACCCTGCAATGGAACGGCCCACGCCGGATTCCCTATCTGCGTGAAGGCTACGTTCACTCGAGCTACCAGAATATGCCTACGGATTTGTCGCCGGGCTTTTATAACCTGAACGCACAGGTGAGTCGGGCGTTTCGAACAGGTTGGGAGATTTATCTGGGGGGCGAAAACCTGACTGGTTTTCGTCAGTTGAACCCGATTGTGGCGGCCAACGACCCGTTTGGCACACGATTCGATGCCGGATCGCAGGTGTGGGGACCCATTACTGGTCGTATGGTGTATGTGGGATTCCGCTTTAAACCCGTAAACTGA
- a CDS encoding HYC_CC_PP family protein, with translation MKRTLFQLFNLLMTCVVLLSSTGFGLVEHSCQMRGKKKTMVVAFSDVKSPGCATSKQPMPEQQTLIKKTDCCQDDQHYTNVDITSSLSQFVAKLVKTATEAVITSVVSIMAWLIDVVFAEKTTSVTAFSPPPSLSGRDIITLVRSLLL, from the coding sequence ATGAAACGCACGCTGTTCCAACTGTTCAACCTACTCATGACCTGCGTCGTACTGCTGAGCAGTACCGGTTTTGGTTTGGTGGAACACTCGTGCCAGATGCGTGGCAAGAAAAAGACGATGGTCGTCGCTTTCAGCGACGTGAAATCACCCGGCTGTGCCACCAGTAAACAGCCAATGCCGGAGCAGCAAACGCTTATTAAAAAGACGGATTGCTGTCAGGATGACCAACATTACACAAATGTCGACATTACGTCGTCGTTGAGTCAGTTCGTGGCAAAACTGGTAAAAACGGCAACGGAAGCCGTTATAACCAGCGTCGTTTCTATAATGGCGTGGCTGATCGATGTAGTTTTTGCCGAAAAAACGACGTCAGTTACTGCCTTTTCACCACCCCCGTCGCTATCCGGGCGCGATATTATTACGCTCGTTCGTAGTCTTCTCCTTTGA
- a CDS encoding DUF4494 domain-containing protein produces the protein MPNWFLGKIRYQQPIDDSNVGTRNEEFIKQKTVTEAYLVDAVSYTDAEGRLYQEIAANTPDFEITNISRMKLADVFHIEDGGEIWFKVKAMFITDDEKTGKQKKTPSVMLVNAETPKQAYEQVEISLKTALDPFEITDVNTTKILEIFPYNEEEKRNLRPLSEVLSPEPETV, from the coding sequence ATGCCAAACTGGTTTCTCGGAAAAATCCGCTATCAGCAGCCCATCGACGATTCGAATGTCGGCACCCGGAATGAAGAATTTATTAAGCAAAAGACGGTAACGGAAGCCTATCTGGTCGACGCCGTTAGCTATACCGACGCCGAAGGTCGTCTCTATCAGGAGATTGCCGCTAACACACCCGACTTCGAGATTACGAACATTTCGCGCATGAAACTAGCCGACGTGTTTCATATCGAAGACGGTGGCGAAATCTGGTTCAAAGTGAAGGCGATGTTCATTACCGACGACGAAAAAACGGGTAAGCAGAAAAAGACGCCCAGTGTAATGCTCGTCAATGCCGAAACGCCTAAACAAGCCTACGAGCAAGTGGAAATAAGTCTCAAAACGGCCCTTGACCCGTTTGAGATCACGGATGTCAACACGACCAAGATCCTGGAAATATTTCCATATAATGAAGAAGAGAAACGGAATCTGCGTCCGCTCAGCGAAGTGCTGAGCCCTGAACCCGAAACCGTCTAA
- a CDS encoding SDR family oxidoreductase: MTTGMLRDDALKGKTIIVTGGGTGLGKSVSRYLLQLGANVTICSRRQAVLDETAKELMEETGGQVLAIACDVRNPEEIENVISKTLETFGQLNGLLNNSAGNFISPTERLSYKAFDTIVDIVLRGTYYFTLAVGKYWIANKIPGTVLNISTTYATTGSGYVVPSAVAKGGALIMTKSLAAEWGKYGIRLNAIAPGPFPTKGAWERLFPEPLASMMDPTSRIPLHRVGQHGELANLAAFLLSDFSGYITGESITIDGGEVLMAGEFSHLDKVTTEQWDMIEQTIRSANKTSKK; encoded by the coding sequence ATGACAACAGGCATGCTGCGCGATGACGCGCTCAAGGGAAAGACGATTATTGTGACCGGTGGCGGCACAGGCCTCGGTAAATCGGTTAGCCGATATTTACTTCAGTTGGGAGCCAATGTTACCATTTGCAGCCGCAGGCAGGCCGTGCTCGATGAGACGGCGAAGGAGCTGATGGAGGAGACAGGTGGGCAGGTACTGGCTATTGCCTGCGACGTTCGTAATCCCGAGGAGATCGAAAACGTCATCAGCAAAACGCTGGAGACGTTTGGTCAGCTCAATGGCTTGCTCAATAACTCAGCGGGAAATTTTATCAGCCCGACCGAGCGACTTTCCTATAAAGCATTCGACACGATTGTCGATATCGTTTTGCGCGGCACGTATTACTTCACGCTGGCTGTTGGCAAGTACTGGATCGCGAATAAAATTCCCGGTACGGTGCTGAACATATCGACAACCTACGCCACAACGGGTTCGGGCTATGTTGTACCCTCAGCCGTAGCCAAAGGAGGTGCGCTGATCATGACGAAATCCCTTGCCGCCGAGTGGGGAAAATACGGTATCCGGCTCAATGCCATTGCGCCGGGGCCATTCCCAACGAAAGGTGCCTGGGAACGACTTTTTCCCGAGCCATTAGCCAGCATGATGGACCCCACGAGCCGTATTCCGCTTCACCGTGTGGGTCAGCATGGTGAACTCGCCAATCTGGCGGCCTTTTTACTGTCCGACTTTTCGGGCTATATCACTGGCGAAAGCATTACCATTGATGGGGGAGAGGTACTCATGGCGGGCGAGTTCAGCCATCTGGACAAAGTAACAACCGAACAATGGGACATGATCGAGCAAACCATCCGTTCCGCCAATAAGACGAGTAAGAAATAA
- a CDS encoding crotonase/enoyl-CoA hydratase family protein: protein MSQTYQSLQLTESDGVMTVTLLGPGKGNAMGPEFWDELPRAMDEINQMPTVRCILFRGSGDHYSYGLDVARMMPRIASMATGNPMAGERRKLMAQIRFMQSGFVKMHESAKPVIAAVHGWCIGGGLNMIAAADIRLCSREAKFSLREAKLAITPDIGGLQFLPHVIGQGFTREMAFTGGDYDATFAERIGLVNHVYDTPDALFEAASTLARQIADNPAPAVQGAKEVLNYSLNKSIEDGMQYVAVWNSSQMQSVDFGEAMQATVEKRKAEFNKKINRGY, encoded by the coding sequence ATGTCACAAACATATCAATCCCTACAACTAACCGAAAGCGACGGCGTTATGACCGTCACTTTACTTGGCCCCGGCAAGGGCAACGCAATGGGCCCGGAATTCTGGGACGAACTTCCCAGGGCAATGGATGAGATCAACCAGATGCCCACCGTCCGGTGCATCCTGTTCCGGGGGAGTGGCGATCACTACAGCTACGGGCTGGATGTTGCCCGGATGATGCCGCGCATTGCCAGCATGGCTACCGGTAATCCAATGGCCGGCGAACGGCGGAAATTAATGGCCCAGATTCGGTTCATGCAGTCGGGATTTGTGAAGATGCATGAGTCGGCAAAACCCGTTATTGCGGCCGTGCATGGCTGGTGCATTGGCGGAGGGTTGAACATGATTGCTGCCGCCGACATCCGGCTTTGCTCCCGCGAAGCGAAGTTCAGCCTGCGCGAAGCCAAACTCGCTATCACGCCCGACATTGGGGGCTTGCAGTTTCTGCCCCACGTTATCGGGCAGGGGTTTACCCGTGAGATGGCCTTCACCGGGGGCGACTACGATGCCACATTTGCTGAGCGCATTGGTTTGGTCAACCACGTATATGATACACCCGATGCGCTATTTGAAGCCGCCAGCACGCTGGCTCGCCAAATTGCTGATAATCCGGCCCCGGCTGTGCAAGGTGCCAAAGAGGTGCTTAACTATAGCCTGAATAAATCCATTGAAGACGGCATGCAATATGTAGCGGTCTGGAACTCCAGCCAAATGCAGTCGGTCGATTTCGGCGAAGCCATGCAGGCCACAGTAGAAAAACGAAAAGCCGAGTTTAATAAAAAGATAAACCGAGGTTATTAA
- a CDS encoding DUF1501 domain-containing protein produces MNRRDFLTAASASMIPVMLDGFGLKAMSRQSALVQSLLQTSAVNTDRILVIIYLNGGNDGLNTVIPLDQMSLYNSLRSNIAIPESRVLTLNGNPATGFHPAMTGMRNLYNDGKLTVLHSVSYPSPDQSHARSTDIWMTGVDSNQTSTSGWAGRYLDDRFPDYPENYPNPDMDDPLAIQIGYLTSTALLGSQQSMAISLNDPDNFYALVGTGDPIAPGETLPGDVGGLVSFIRKQQTLAVGYAGKIKQAADAGNNLAAYPAAYEGNSLADQLKIVARLIHGGMKTKVYYVSLTGFDTHSAQVESTDTTMGAHATLLGKVSTAISAFQRDLELQGTQDRVIGMTFSEFGRRANANASNGTDHGIGAPMFVFGTGVKHPTIGHNPDLANLTGQYGNKDIDMQTDFRRVYADVLTGWFGTAPATTDAVLSRNFPTVSLFSTMVETVSSGNWQDRTAWSVGRVPFITDYVRVNAGHTLTVNNTISVRNIQLNGKLNFTGPYSIMITG; encoded by the coding sequence ATGAATCGTAGAGACTTTTTAACAGCAGCATCGGCCAGCATGATTCCGGTCATGCTCGATGGCTTCGGGCTGAAGGCAATGAGTCGGCAATCGGCCCTGGTGCAATCGCTGTTGCAGACGTCGGCTGTCAATACAGATCGGATACTGGTTATCATTTACCTCAATGGCGGAAACGACGGACTTAACACGGTTATTCCGCTCGACCAGATGTCGCTTTACAATAGCTTACGGAGCAATATTGCCATTCCGGAAAGCCGGGTGCTGACCCTTAACGGAAATCCGGCAACGGGCTTTCATCCGGCCATGACGGGAATGCGGAATCTATATAATGACGGTAAGTTGACGGTTCTGCATTCCGTTTCGTATCCCAGCCCCGATCAGTCGCATGCCCGATCAACCGATATCTGGATGACAGGAGTTGACTCAAACCAGACATCGACCTCGGGTTGGGCGGGCCGCTATCTCGACGATCGCTTCCCGGATTATCCGGAAAACTACCCGAACCCGGACATGGACGACCCACTGGCCATTCAGATTGGGTACCTGACGTCAACGGCTTTGTTGGGCAGTCAGCAGTCAATGGCTATATCGCTTAATGATCCTGATAATTTTTATGCGCTGGTTGGCACAGGAGACCCGATTGCGCCCGGCGAAACCCTGCCCGGTGATGTCGGGGGGCTTGTTTCATTCATTCGAAAACAACAAACGCTGGCGGTGGGTTATGCCGGTAAAATTAAACAGGCGGCCGATGCTGGTAATAATCTGGCTGCCTATCCTGCGGCCTATGAAGGTAATTCCTTAGCCGACCAGTTGAAAATCGTAGCCCGGCTGATTCACGGGGGCATGAAAACGAAAGTATATTATGTGTCATTGACTGGTTTCGATACGCATTCGGCACAGGTAGAATCAACAGACACAACTATGGGGGCACATGCAACCCTGCTAGGCAAGGTATCGACCGCTATTAGCGCATTTCAGCGCGATCTGGAATTGCAGGGAACACAGGATCGCGTTATTGGAATGACGTTTTCGGAGTTTGGCAGGCGTGCAAATGCCAATGCGTCAAACGGAACCGATCATGGCATTGGCGCTCCAATGTTTGTCTTTGGCACAGGCGTTAAGCACCCAACCATTGGCCATAATCCAGACCTGGCCAACCTGACCGGCCAGTACGGAAATAAAGACATTGATATGCAGACCGACTTCCGGCGGGTGTACGCCGATGTATTGACCGGCTGGTTTGGGACAGCTCCCGCCACAACTGATGCAGTATTGTCACGTAATTTTCCGACGGTTTCGTTGTTTTCGACAATGGTCGAAACTGTTTCCTCGGGCAATTGGCAGGATCGAACTGCCTGGAGCGTAGGCCGAGTTCCCTTCATTACAGACTACGTGAGGGTAAATGCCGGGCATACGCTAACCGTTAACAACACGATCAGCGTGCGGAATATTCAGCTTAATGGAAAGTTGAATTTTACAGGCCCGTATTCGATCATGATTACCGGCTAA